CCGGCTCACAGCAGTGCCGCAAGAGTTGGAGGAAACCAAGAACCTGGTCTATCTGAACTTGAATCAAAACCCGATTGTAGAACTCAACATGGAATCTGAGGACTATCCGTAAGTTAAATTACGCCAAATGTATTCTACATAAGTTGGCGCTTGCCTTAACACTAATCGACACCGAATGATAGCAAGATAAGGCAAATATGCTGTCTAGACATTCGTTTTGGCCTTCGCTTGGTAACATTCGTTCAACGTGTATTTCCAGCTTTTTAGTATGTGATTGCGGCAATGTCACTAACCACGCCAATCTTTAGTTAAACTGGTATATCCAATATGCTGAGAGACAGTGATAAAACTAAGCTACATCtcgggaaaaaataaaacttcatttaACATATCGTCTTAATTTTCCACGCATGGCATAGCTGCATTACcagttattataatttccaGCGGCTTCCCCCGCCTCCGTAAACTCCAAGAGCTGCACATGTGCAACATGCAGTCCCTGCGTCGTATCGGCGCAGGCGCCCTCGCAGGTCTCGAGAACCTGGTCAGGCTGCATCTCAGCTACAACCCCTCGCTGGAGTTCATCGACCCTAAGGCGCTGGCGAGGCCTGACGATATCGGCGAGACATACGACTGGCCGCTTATTAAGGAGGTAAGAAATTTAAGACATTTATTCTGTAACTAATAATCATAGTAATCACCCATACCCCTTTTCCTTGTTGGTAGAGATTAGAGATAGCAGCAATAACTAGCGCACCCATTATTTGACGAAATCATTACTACAACtttgttgataaaataaaacagacttACCTAAATAGCTTGCTATTGGAATTTCATCTCTAAAGGTTAATACGTACGTATCATATAGTGGAAAAACTGTCTACGAACCGTATGTAGTTGGTACATTAGTTACGCCTCCAACATTTTTTGGGatcaatatgtattatttatgtaatataaaaacagtaacaCTAGGTTAGTTAGTTCCGTCTCGTTACGTTATTTAGTTAGATCAAATCTATATACTTAACTCTAAGTTACTTTTACTTCTTCCAGCTCTACGTAAAATCAAACAACTTATCAGAGATTGACTCGAGGATGCTATCCCGCTGGGACCTCTTGGAAAAGTTGGACGTGTCAGACAACCCTTACCTGTGCGACTGCTCCACGCAGTGGATGGTAGACATACTGGTGCCGCTGGTCGACGAGAAGGGAAGCAACTCTTCTTTGATGGTGTAagtgttcatattttattagtgcAAGAGTGGTTCAGGCGTGTTAAATCCTcgtggaataatattttttcttgtaacTAACATTAATTTGTGGGCCTTCTAATGTTTAagagatttatattttacaagcagaagacaaaatacatttttcgtCAATTTCGTATTGTTGAGATCGTATATGGGTAATAGAAAATTTGTTATGGAAGTAACCGAACGATAGCCATGGTGGTTGCGTAAAGTTTTGTAAGCTATGTTCCGGTGTATGATTTAGTCTTGTCATTGTTTTGAGGCTTCAGTGTCTAGAAAGCGATTATACTGACGTCATACTGGAATTATTATCTATTACTTCTATCTCCATGAATCATGGCAAAtcagttataattttatcaccgatttttttataaaaaatattttaaatcgagTCACTAGATggcattaaaatcaatattttttttctgcagCTGCCAAGAGCCGATTGAGATGCGCGGCTACACAATGAAGCATCTTCATGACATCCACCGCCACATGCGGTGCGTGGACAAGTACGGACACCGACCTGAGAGGGACGGGGCCATCCTCCTCGGCACTCTCATTGGTAAGACAATTTTgagagaatatttaatattgagttaaaatataagaatttgaATTGTATGTGAAGTTTACTACCCGCATTTCGCCAATTTGGTAGAATAAGGCCTAAATCTTCTTAGTAGTAAAGGCCCAGCTTCGAACATTGTGTCATTTAATATtaggctggtattattatattattattatttaaatttcttaatgTTATAAAACGGATGAGTTCTATAGTAATGTCGGAAGATGGAAAAAGAGTctataaaatagtttctttAGGCTAGTTTAAGTAATATAGATGAAGCCTAATATTCGACATCCCTTTGGAAATATACAAaacgtgtaaaattaaattttgtttcgtAAATACAGGAGTGCTCCTAGCCGTGCCCATTATGCTGACCCTGGTTCTGTTATGGCGTCGGGGGTACTTCGGCTGGCTGGGGCTTCGTGGACCCTCGGAGGCGTCCAGAGCCTTCTACAAGCGGGCGCCCGCCGAAGACAACTACTTCTAATGTATCtagttttaagttatttttataataaagttatggTTTTAAGTAAGAAGTAATGTCTTGTGAATTTAATACACATGTCTCCTCCCACCTGTctataatcgaaatataaagaatatctCTTGATagcattattaaatagttctcATTATTTTCAACCGGATTTATTCCAAACACTTGCTTCGTTCGAGAAAAATGTGCAACAACAACAAATACAACTTAATGATTATTCGTATGGGAGCATTCAACACGCCAATTAGTTTTGGATGCTGTTGTAAATACCTACCTTATAAGTTTCTTGAAGTTAGTTGTACATTTCATGGCACTCGCCAGCTAGTATGAAGTTGTTGTTCAACATAAGTTCACAAATGTACCTATTCTTGCCGATCAAAACTTTCCACACACTAAACGAACACAAGTAATCATTTAACTcatttatttcgtatttaaatgtttgaaataaatctctaaaataccttaatatgcataattaaaatgtattaccgGCTCAATCAAATCCAAATCAGTGGCAAGTCTGGAATTATTTTCAGTACCGATTGCTACACAAGCCTACTATTTTGTTAAAAGTTTGTGCATGGATTTCTGCGAATATACTGAACCCAATGCAACATTtctcatttcatttattttttcgcGTAGAAAAAATGCTTTATCGTTACTACCACTTGAAGGGTGAGTGGAACAGTTATGTTTATTTCACCGGTCTTAAGGCCCAACGTCGAAattcgggagtatagcatcatccgatcGAGCATTTTACCGAGTCtttaacccctgtataccctatatcggcataccaaccaacagtggcggccctaaacgacgcgaggtcccaggcgaaagcaaaaagaaacagacgcgaggccccgggcagagtaaaaaaacgtttccctgttttaacagtttcgtcggtaagaacgtaaaaaaaaaaggtcctgcgaggctcCGCGCGAGGTCTCTGCAAGCGtgaggccccgggcggttgcccggtttgcctcccccaaaggccgcctctgccAACCAAAActcgcggtggccttcttcggcgcatacgggacgtcCCCGGGGTATCTTATTGCACTGTGATAGCTGCGTGGAACCATCGCTGAGCAATATTGCGGCAACTCTCAAATTGAAGGGGCTTAAACGCTCCCGTACCTGAAAGCACGTATTTGGCGTCTACGACATCGGGAGACCGACTGCCAACATTGTCGTTCACCTGGAACTCGCTGTAGTCGAGCCCCAATTAGCCGCCTTTTCTTTTACGACAGACTGGGGATGCCGAGACGGAATTTTGTAGATGCCTCCGAGCTGCAGGGCATGATTTAATGCAATATTGCGAATAAGGGCCGTGCAAAAGGTGAATCATCACGTTTACTATTCAAAAATAATCGTGACATCAGAGGACGCAGCAAAATTATCTATCTCTCTCCAAAAActttacaacataaatatattaccgttactaataataatgcagtattcaatattattcaatattatatcagagagaatttaataaaacgaaTGATCACTAAAGACGTTGCAAAAACAGCAAAATCTAAGAgacaatttatgaaaatatttttttcgaatggTTTCGCTAGCAAAAGTAGCGTGATCTAAAACTAAGATTAACCCCAATGCAAGATGTAAACTGGTCTAAACAGCGAATTTTATCGATTGATAAGATAgcataagtatagattaaagaAATGTGGAAGAAAGGACTTAAATTTCCTTCCTAAATAGTATCTCACCTACAACATACACTACcgcaatgaatacacacataattttaaaaagagaaaGTCTTGAggataatgttattataatataatatcagccctgtcccactgctgggcaacgACCTCCTCAACTActacggagagggattaggctttagtcaaccacgctagcctagtgcggaatggtagacttcaTGCACCCTCAAATTTCCAATtgaggtttcctcacaatgatttccttcacctttaaagcaagcgataattcacaaagaatatagtGCTATTCATTTCTGTTATTTTGCTTTTCGATCTCGAAAAAcgcaagttttaaaaatattatttataccgaAAGAAGAAATTTATCTACTGAATATCAATGTCGCCTCTATATTCCAATCATTCCTAATCTATGGTCATTTTATCacgtttgaataaatatttatcattcaaCGTAAAACGTCTTGTGAGTGTATGAAGTTTGGATGTAGACCCCTAACAGCATTAGGAAGTGTTCTATAATTAGTGACATGACATCAAAATTTTTACATAGTTAAAATAGACCTAGTGAATTGTAAATTTaagattaaaattgtataagtcAAAGTCTACATTATTTGTGAGTTGTGTTCTATTTAAATTACGAGATTTCAAGGTTATTAATGGAACTTTAACTTGATCACAAGTGTTCATGATTTTGATTGGCAAAATGaacgttttaatatatttttctcttgCAATTTGTAATTTGTGTGTTGTTAATACTGGTAAGTTATCttgtttaagtttttttaaatataattattttacggattttatcgtggtttttttaatataaatattttcctgacgTCACACTTCAGATCTCAGAACAGTAACaagtgaccacgaaggctgcaaagtcttcgaaacgttggaagaaaattataatattaaagaccGCGATAaagtccataaaaatatattatttcaatgttaacattcgcgtgaacataaatattttgttacaaattatttaattattgtccCTGTTTCCATATACAGttaaatactaatatgaaatcatatttgattaaaactttCTTAGTTATGTAAAAGCTGACTGTGGACGTTCTATACCAGGCAATTATGGTGAGGTTAAGATATAGAAAAGTAGAgctatgtaaataattttgtcctatacaaataaatagtgTACCTTGAGAAGTTATTGATGTAAAACCTAAaaatcgaaattatt
The sequence above is drawn from the Manduca sexta isolate Smith_Timp_Sample1 chromosome 28, JHU_Msex_v1.0, whole genome shotgun sequence genome and encodes:
- the LOC115456230 gene encoding leucine-rich repeat neuronal protein 3-like, whose product is MWRTAFFVSFLVVGISCENATKVTPAKSVAKESGICRQCICKDDKVNCFDQGLTKFFSLDEWKALTELKPKEVDLSENAFTNVTVIGDLPIEVLNLSRCSIETIEKASFRDLQEMRVLDLSHNQLTSAKLSPHAFEGRFSPEEYEPLTSMRVLSLAYNDLHSLNQDLFEHLPELEELDLSGNPLTTIDHVTLIAISSLPMMKVLRMRSCQLTEIPEKFLHTPRFLERLDISDNRLTAVPQELEETKNLVYLNLNQNPIVELNMESEDYPGFPRLRKLQELHMCNMQSLRRIGAGALAGLENLVRLHLSYNPSLEFIDPKALARPDDIGETYDWPLIKELYVKSNNLSEIDSRMLSRWDLLEKLDVSDNPYLCDCSTQWMVDILVPLVDEKGSNSSLMVCQEPIEMRGYTMKHLHDIHRHMRCVDKYGHRPERDGAILLGTLIGVLLAVPIMLTLVLLWRRGYFGWLGLRGPSEASRAFYKRAPAEDNYF